DNA sequence from the Alkalilimnicola ehrlichii MLHE-1 genome:
GTCTCGAGCAGCTCGGCGCCCCCGGCCTGCTCGGCAAAGCTCGGTGCCGACCGATGAATGCCCCAGCGCTCCTCGGTCTCGACCGCGCCCTTCTCATCCACGGGCTCGCCCAGGACGTCCATGATCCGGCCGAGGGTGCCCTTACCCACCGGTACGGAGATCGGCTTGCCAGTGGCGCTGACCTTTTCGGAGCGCTTCAGGCCGTCACTGGAACCCATGGCGATGGTGCGCACCACCCCGTCGCCCAGCTGCTGCTGGACTTCCAGGGTCAGGCCACGCTCGTCCACGATAAGCGCGTCATAGATCTTGGGCACCTGATCCTGCGGGAACTCCACGTCCACCACAGCACCGATGACTTGAACAATCTTTCCAGAGCTCATGCTACTGTTCCCCTCGCCGTTGGTTCACCAGCGACTGCGCGTTGGCAACCCTGGGTCTGTATTGCTAAGAAACCTGTTTACACCTGGTGGTTACACCGCGTTCGCGCCGGCCACGATCTCGGACAGCTCCTGGGTAATCGCCGCCTGGCGGGCCTTGTTGTAGACCAGCTGGAGGTTATCGATGATCTCGCCGGCGTTGTCAGTGGCGCTCTTCATGGCGACCATGCGAGCGGCCATCTCACAGGCGACGTTCTCGACCACCCCCTGGTAGACCTGCGACTCGATGTAGCGCATCAGCACATCGTCCAGGAGCTCGCTGGCACTGGGCTCATAGATGTAGTCCCAGTTCTCGAGCATCTCTTCCTCGTCCACCGGCTCCACCGGGAGCAGGCGGCGGGTCGCCGCCTCCTGGCTCATGGTGTTGACGAAGTCGTTGTGCACCAGATAGAGACGGTCGATCTTGCCCTCGGTATAGGCATCCAGCATCACCTTGATCGGGCCGATCATGTCCTCCAGGTGCGGCGTGTCACCGAGGCCGCGTGTATCGGCCAGGGTGGACGCGCCCAGGCGCCCGAAGAAGGCGGCGGCCTTCGCGCCAAAGGTGCAGAAGTCCACGCCAACGCCCTGCTTGTCCCACTCCCGCATCTGCTGCAGCACCGACTTGAACAGGTTGACGTTCAGGCCACCGCACAGACCGCGATCCGTGGAGATAACGACCAGCCCCACCCGTTCCACCTTCTCCCGCTCCTCCAGGAACGGGTGCCGATAGTCCGGATTGGCGCCGGCCAGATGGCCGATCACCTGGCGCATCTTCTGGGCGTAGGGGCGCGTGGCCTCCATGCGCTCCTGGGCACGGCGCATCTTCGACGCCGCGACCATCTCCATGGCCTTGGTGATCTTCTGAGTGTTCTGGACACTCTTGATTTTGGTGCGTACTTCTTTTGCGCCGGACATGCGCTCACCTACTCGGGCTGTCGGTGGAGATTACCAGGTGCGGCTGGACTTAAAGGCCTCCACGGCCTTCTTCATCTTCCCGACCACCTCGTCGTTGTAGTCGGGAGTGCTGTTCAGCTCGTCCAGCAGGCCCTTCTCTTCGGACCGGAGGTAGTCCAGCAAGGCCGCCTGGAAGTCCACCACCTTGTTGACTTCCACATCGTCCAGGTAACCGGCGTCGGCCGCGTAGAGGCTGATACCCATCTCGGCGACGGTCATCGGGGTGTACTGGGGCTGTTTCATCAGCTCCATGACCCGCTGGCCGCGCTCGAGCTGCTTCCGGGTGGCCTCGTCCAGGTCGGAGGCGAACTGCGCGAAGGCGGCCAGCTCACGGTACTGGGCCAGGGCCAGTCGGATACCGCCACCAAGCTTCTTGATCAGCTTGGTCTGGGCGGAGCCGCCAACGCGGGAGACCGACAGACCTGCGTTGATCGCCGGGCGGATACCGGAGTTGAACAGGTCCGTCTCCAGGTAGATCTGACCGTCGGTGATGGAGATGACGTTGGTGGGCACGAAGGCCGACACGTCGCCCGCCTGGGTCTCGATGATCGGCAGCGCGGTCAGGGAACCGGTCTTGCCCTTCACCTCACCATTGGTGAGCTTTTCCACTTCCTCGGCATTGATCCGAGCGGCCCGCTCCAGCAGACGGGAGTGCAGGTAGAAGACGTCGCCCGGGTAGGCCTCACGACCCGGCGGACGGCGCAGCAGCAGGGAGACCTGCCGATAGGCCCAGGCCTGCTTGGTGAGGTCGTCGTACACGATCAGGGCATCCTCGCCACGATCGCGGAAATACTCGCCCATGGCGCAGCCCGCGTAGGCGGCCAGGTACTGCATGGCGGCCGACTCGGAGGCACTGGCAGCCACCACGATGGTGTGGTCCAGGGCGTCGTGCTCCTTTAGCTTCTCCACCACGCTGGCGATGGAGGAGGCCTTCTGGCCGATGGCCACGTAGATGCACTTGATGCCGCTGTTCTTCTGGTTGATGATCGCGTCGATCGCCACCGCGGTCTTACCCGTCTGGCGGTCACCGATGATCAGCTCACGCTGGCCGCGGCCGATGGGAACCATGGCATCGACCGCCTTCAGCCCAGTCTGGACCGGCTGGTCAACGGACTGACGGCTAATCACGCCCGGGGCAACCTTTTCGACCGGACTCGAGCCCTCGGCCTTGATCTCGCCCTTGGCGTCCACGGGGTTACCCAGGGCGTCCACCACGCGGCCGAGCAACGACTCGCCCACCGGCACCTCCAGGATGCGCCCGGTGCACTTAACCGTGTCGCCCTCGGAGAGGTGCTCGTAGTCGCCGAGGATAACGGCGCCAACGGAGTCGCGCTCGAGGTTGAGCGCCATGCCGAAGGTATCGTTGGGGAACTCCAGCATTTCGCCCTGCATGGCATCGGCCAGGCCGTGGATCCGGCAGATGCCGTCACCCACGCTGACGATCGTGCCCTGGTTGCGGGCCTCGGCCACCGCCTCGAAGTTCTCGATGCGGCGCTTGATCAGCTCGCTGATTTCAGAAGGATTGAGTTGCATCTTGCTACCTCGTCAATGAGCCATCGCGCTGGAAAGGCGAGCGAGTTTGCCGCGAACGGAACCATCGATGGTGAGGTCCCCGGCCTGGATCAGCGCGCCGCCGATCAGGGCCTCGTCAGTGCGGCAATGGAGACGGACCTTGCGGCCCAGCCGCTTCTTCAGCGCGCCCGCGATCTGGTCCTGCTGCTCCTTGGTGAGTTTGCTGGCGGATGTCACCTGGACGTCCACCACACCCTCGGCCTCTGCGCGCAGGTGTTCGTATAGCGCGGCGATTTCCGGAAGCAGGCCAAGCCGACCATTATCGGCCAGCAACTGGACCAGGTTCTTGCCCTCTTGGCCCAGGGTGTCCTCACCAACCGCGTCCAGGAGCAGACCGATGAGCTGTTCGCGGGAGACCCGCGGGTTGCCCACCAGCGCTGCCACTTGATCGTCGGCGGCGACCGTGCCCAGTGCCTGGAGGCGCTTGGACCAGGTGTTACGGGTCTTGGCGTCCTTGGTCAGTTCGAAAACCGCCTTGGCGTAAGGTCTTGCCAGTGTGGTCTGCTCGGCCATGCTGACTCCGCTTTAAAGCTGCTTCACCAGATCGTCGATGAGGTCCTTGTGGGCCTTGGCGTCGATCTCGCGCTTGAGGATCCGGCTACTGCCAGCCACGGCCAGGTTCACCACTTCCTTGCGCAGGGCGTCGCGGGCCTGGGAGATCTCGGTATCGATCTCGCTGCGCGCCTGGGCCAGCACCCGTTCCGCCTCCTGACGGGCCTCCTCACGGGCCTGCTCGACCAGTTCACTCTGGCGCTTGTTCGCCTGAGCGATGACCTGGCTGGCCTGCTCGCGGGCCTCCCGGAGCATCTTGTCGACCTCGGACTTGGCCTGGTCGAGCTCCTTCTGGCCGCGCTCGCCGGCCGCAAGCCCATCAGCGATCTGCTTCTGGCGGTCGGCCATGGCCGTCTGGATCGGCGGCCAAACGTATTTCATCGTGAACCAGACGAACAGTGCGAAACTGATCATCGGGCCCCAGAAAGTGGCACCAAAGTTCACGCTGTCACCTCCTCCGTTTTGGGCGTCAGAAGCAGGGTTGCAGGGGCTGAATTACGCACCCGCAGCCTGCTGAACGGCACCCAGGAAGGGGTTGGCGAAGGTGAAGAACAGGGCAATACCCACACCAATCATGGAGACAGCGTCGAGCAGGCCGGCGACGATAAACATCTTCACCTGCAGCATGGGGGCCATCTCGGGCTGACGGGCGGCACCTTCGAGGAATTTGCCGCCGAGCAGGCCGAAGCCGATGGCGGTACCCAGGGCGCCGGCGCCAATCAGGATGCCGACGGTGATGGCGGTGATGGACTGAACATCTGCGATCAGGGCTGCGAGTTCCATGGTTCCTCCTGAAGCAACACAGGTTAAGGGTTTTTAAAGGTTGTCTTTGGGCGCCCCGCGGGACTCAGGACGGTACGCCCCTGACTCGGTTAATCGAGGCCGCGGCCTCAGTGCTCCTCATGCTCGTTGGCCATGCTTAGGTACACAACGGTGAGCATCATGAAGATGAACGCCTGCAAGGGGATGACCAGGATGTGGAAGATGGCCCACGGAGTGCCAAGGGCCCACTGGATCCACCAGGGCAGCAGCGAGATGAGGATGAAGATGAGCTCGGCCGCGTACATGTTGCCGAACAGCCGCAACGAGAGCGAGATCGGCTTGGCGATGAGCTCGATAATGTTCAGGATCAGGTTGAACGGCAGCAACCAGGGGCCGAAGGGGTGGAACAGCAGTTCCTTGGCGAAACCGCCGGCGCCCTTGCCCTTAAAGCTGTAGGCGATGATCAGGAAGAACACGCTGATGGATAGCGCGAAGGTGACGTTCAGATCCACCGTCGGCAGGATCTTAAAGTAGTCGACACCGGCCGCGTACATCAGGCTGGGGACCATGTCGATGGGGACCAGGTCCATCAGGTTCATCAGGAAGATCCAGCAGAAGATGGTCAGGGCGAGCGGGGCGATGAGCCGGCTCTTGCCCTGGAAGGTCTCCCGGGTGGTCTGGTCGACGAACTCAACCATGAGTTCGACAAAGTTCTGTAATCCGGAGGGCACGCCGGCGGTGGCGCGGCGCGCGCCCAGCCAGAACAGATAGCAGAACAGCGCGCCCAAGGAGAAACTCATGATGAGCGAGTCGACGTGGAAGGTCCAGTAACCCTCGCCTACGGCCAGGTTGGTGAGGTGGTGCTGGATATAGTCGAGCGCGGTATTTCCACTCATGGTTTTCTCACCGGTTCCTTCTGCAGGGCCCCCAGCAGCGCAAGCCAGTGGACGGACAAGGCGGCCACGTACGTTGTTATTAGCGGCAGAAAGACGCCGCCGAACCACTGGAGCGCGATAATAAACAGCGCTGCTGTAAGAATCAACTTGACGGCTTCACCAAAATAGAACGCACCGAGCATGCTTCTGGGATCAGCGCCAGGTGGCTTGGAGAAGACCTTCCTAGCGAAATAAAGCCCCGGAAGCAATGCGATGAGCGCGCCTGCGAAGGCGGCCGCCGCGGCTTTCGGTCCGGCCAGCAACCAGCAGCCGGAGGCAAACAGGCCCACGGCAAACTGCAGGGTGGCTATACGCCACACCAGACGCTGGGCCGACTGGCGTTCTTCTCGGGCCTGCTCGACTAGGTGCTCGGCCGCCGTCTTGTACCGCTCGGACATGGGACCGTACCCGCCGATTCGTATTCTGGATGCAGGCCAGTGTTGCCAGGTCGGCGGAGTATATCGGTGCTGCCCCCCTCGGTCAAACGATGCACGGCGCCAAGCGCCGGATTACAGGAATAATTAAAACTAAGGGTATTGTAGCGGCAATTTCAGCGGATGCGGTCAAGAATCCCGTCCAACTCATCCAGGCTGCTGTACTGGATCACCACCTTGCCGCGGCCGCGGACACCCTGCTGAATGCGGACCGGTGCGCCGAGGCGGCGGGTGAGGTCGTCCTGGAGGCGCCGGACGTCCGGGTCCTCCCGAGGTGGTTCACGGGTCTGATCGGCCTCTTCCTGCAGGCGGCGGACCAGGGCCTCGGTCTGGCGCACCGAAAGCCCGCGCTCGGCCACCTGGCCCGCCGCGCGCGTCTGGATATCCCCCTTCAGGGCGGCGAGGGCGCGGGCATGCCCCATCTCCAGTCGGCCCTCGCCAATCAGGGCCTTGACCGGCTCGTTGAGCTCGAGCAGGCGCAGAAGGTTGGTGACCGCAGCGCGGGAGCGCCCCACCGCCTCCGCGACCGCCTGGTGGGTCAGACCGAATTCGTGGACCAGGCGCTGCAACGCGGTGGCGGCCTCAAGCGGATTGAGATCCTCACGCTGCAGATTCTCAATGAGGGCCACGGCCACGGCGGCCTCGTCGGGGATGTCGCGCACGATGGCCGGGACGGTCTCCAGCCCGGCAAGCTGGGCGGCGCGCCAACGCCGCTCGCCGGCGACGATCTCCCAGCGCTGCTCGGCCAGCGGCCGCACCACCAGTGGCTGCACCACGCCCTGGGCCTGGATGGAGTCCGCCAGCTCCTGCAGGGCGGCGGGGTCAAAGGCGGTGCGCGGCTGGTAGCGGCCCCGCTCCAGGCAGTCCAAAGGCAGGTCGCGCAGTTCCGCGCTGGCCCGCCCGGCCTCACCGGCGTCGTCTTCGGGCAATCCCAGCAGGGCATCCAGGCCCCGGCCCAGCCCTCGTTTCTTGGCACCCATGGTGGTTAGTGTCCCGTCCCGGAAGTACGTTGCAGTCCGTCGC
Encoded proteins:
- a CDS encoding F0F1 ATP synthase subunit B, producing the protein MNFGATFWGPMISFALFVWFTMKYVWPPIQTAMADRQKQIADGLAAGERGQKELDQAKSEVDKMLREAREQASQVIAQANKRQSELVEQAREEARQEAERVLAQARSEIDTEISQARDALRKEVVNLAVAGSSRILKREIDAKAHKDLIDDLVKQL
- a CDS encoding F0F1 ATP synthase subunit delta, with the translated sequence MAEQTTLARPYAKAVFELTKDAKTRNTWSKRLQALGTVAADDQVAALVGNPRVSREQLIGLLLDAVGEDTLGQEGKNLVQLLADNGRLGLLPEIAALYEHLRAEAEGVVDVQVTSASKLTKEQQDQIAGALKKRLGRKVRLHCRTDEALIGGALIQAGDLTIDGSVRGKLARLSSAMAH
- the atpA gene encoding F0F1 ATP synthase subunit alpha — protein: MQLNPSEISELIKRRIENFEAVAEARNQGTIVSVGDGICRIHGLADAMQGEMLEFPNDTFGMALNLERDSVGAVILGDYEHLSEGDTVKCTGRILEVPVGESLLGRVVDALGNPVDAKGEIKAEGSSPVEKVAPGVISRQSVDQPVQTGLKAVDAMVPIGRGQRELIIGDRQTGKTAVAIDAIINQKNSGIKCIYVAIGQKASSIASVVEKLKEHDALDHTIVVAASASESAAMQYLAAYAGCAMGEYFRDRGEDALIVYDDLTKQAWAYRQVSLLLRRPPGREAYPGDVFYLHSRLLERAARINAEEVEKLTNGEVKGKTGSLTALPIIETQAGDVSAFVPTNVISITDGQIYLETDLFNSGIRPAINAGLSVSRVGGSAQTKLIKKLGGGIRLALAQYRELAAFAQFASDLDEATRKQLERGQRVMELMKQPQYTPMTVAEMGISLYAADAGYLDDVEVNKVVDFQAALLDYLRSEEKGLLDELNSTPDYNDEVVGKMKKAVEAFKSSRTW
- the atpB gene encoding F0F1 ATP synthase subunit A, which codes for MSGNTALDYIQHHLTNLAVGEGYWTFHVDSLIMSFSLGALFCYLFWLGARRATAGVPSGLQNFVELMVEFVDQTTRETFQGKSRLIAPLALTIFCWIFLMNLMDLVPIDMVPSLMYAAGVDYFKILPTVDLNVTFALSISVFFLIIAYSFKGKGAGGFAKELLFHPFGPWLLPFNLILNIIELIAKPISLSLRLFGNMYAAELIFILISLLPWWIQWALGTPWAIFHILVIPLQAFIFMMLTVVYLSMANEHEEH
- a CDS encoding ParB/RepB/Spo0J family partition protein — its product is MGAKKRGLGRGLDALLGLPEDDAGEAGRASAELRDLPLDCLERGRYQPRTAFDPAALQELADSIQAQGVVQPLVVRPLAEQRWEIVAGERRWRAAQLAGLETVPAIVRDIPDEAAVAVALIENLQREDLNPLEAATALQRLVHEFGLTHQAVAEAVGRSRAAVTNLLRLLELNEPVKALIGEGRLEMGHARALAALKGDIQTRAAGQVAERGLSVRQTEALVRRLQEEADQTREPPREDPDVRRLQDDLTRRLGAPVRIQQGVRGRGKVVIQYSSLDELDGILDRIR
- a CDS encoding ATP synthase subunit I, which encodes MSERYKTAAEHLVEQAREERQSAQRLVWRIATLQFAVGLFASGCWLLAGPKAAAAAFAGALIALLPGLYFARKVFSKPPGADPRSMLGAFYFGEAVKLILTAALFIIALQWFGGVFLPLITTYVAALSVHWLALLGALQKEPVRKP
- the atpG gene encoding F0F1 ATP synthase subunit gamma; amino-acid sequence: MSGAKEVRTKIKSVQNTQKITKAMEMVAASKMRRAQERMEATRPYAQKMRQVIGHLAGANPDYRHPFLEEREKVERVGLVVISTDRGLCGGLNVNLFKSVLQQMREWDKQGVGVDFCTFGAKAAAFFGRLGASTLADTRGLGDTPHLEDMIGPIKVMLDAYTEGKIDRLYLVHNDFVNTMSQEAATRRLLPVEPVDEEEMLENWDYIYEPSASELLDDVLMRYIESQVYQGVVENVACEMAARMVAMKSATDNAGEIIDNLQLVYNKARQAAITQELSEIVAGANAV
- the atpE gene encoding F0F1 ATP synthase subunit C; translated protein: MELAALIADVQSITAITVGILIGAGALGTAIGFGLLGGKFLEGAARQPEMAPMLQVKMFIVAGLLDAVSMIGVGIALFFTFANPFLGAVQQAAGA